A genomic region of Candidatus Binataceae bacterium contains the following coding sequences:
- a CDS encoding amidase: MTHASEIARLDACAQAELVRSGQASPSELVEAAIERIERLNPQINSVIYPRFDNARAEAADQRKLPDGIFRGVPFLLKDLGEMVAGEPASWGWKPLKDIGFKARSTAHVAEKFHAAGLITLGRTTVPEWGPSLATETAAWGATRNPWNLERGVGGSSGGAAASVASGMVPIAHANDAGGSIRIPASFSGLVGLKPSRGRTSNGPAHADIWHGLGEHGVVARSVRDAATALDVISGYCAGDPFTAPTPVRPFRLEPGTSPGALKIGFMDRAPSFHPGIDSECANAVRSTAKLLESLGHRVQQNHPAVLDDENNGKQVGVLVAASEALTAVEAEKILGRPLLADDFDPWTWWLIERGRNVSAVRLLLARQWVNDFTRATARWWSEGFDILLTSTLATPPPPIAVFKLEPGDHATESGRRQAIMSPFTIPWNVAGNPAISLPLHMTADAMPLGIQLVAAYGREDLLLRLATQIEQAAPWSDRLPSIFG; this comes from the coding sequence GTGACCCACGCTTCTGAAATCGCGAGGCTCGACGCGTGCGCACAGGCTGAGCTGGTGCGCTCGGGCCAGGCGTCGCCGTCCGAGCTGGTCGAAGCCGCAATCGAGCGCATCGAGCGGCTCAATCCACAAATCAACTCCGTCATCTATCCGCGCTTCGACAATGCGCGCGCCGAGGCCGCCGATCAGCGCAAGCTGCCCGACGGGATCTTCCGCGGCGTTCCGTTCTTGCTGAAGGACCTCGGCGAAATGGTCGCGGGCGAGCCTGCCAGCTGGGGATGGAAACCGCTCAAAGATATCGGCTTCAAAGCGCGCTCGACGGCGCATGTCGCCGAGAAGTTTCACGCCGCCGGCTTAATCACGCTCGGGCGAACTACTGTGCCCGAATGGGGTCCGTCGCTCGCGACCGAAACCGCCGCTTGGGGCGCGACGCGTAACCCGTGGAATCTCGAGCGCGGAGTCGGAGGATCGAGCGGCGGCGCGGCCGCCTCGGTCGCCTCGGGGATGGTTCCGATCGCGCACGCCAACGATGCGGGCGGCTCGATTCGTATCCCGGCGTCATTCTCCGGACTCGTGGGCCTCAAGCCCTCGCGCGGGCGTACTTCGAACGGCCCCGCACACGCGGATATCTGGCACGGACTCGGCGAGCATGGCGTGGTCGCGCGCTCAGTCCGCGACGCAGCGACCGCGCTCGACGTTATCAGCGGATACTGCGCGGGCGATCCGTTCACCGCGCCTACGCCGGTACGCCCCTTCCGTCTCGAACCCGGCACGTCCCCGGGAGCGCTCAAGATCGGTTTTATGGATCGCGCCCCCAGCTTTCATCCCGGAATTGACTCCGAGTGTGCAAACGCGGTCCGCAGCACTGCGAAACTGCTCGAATCGCTCGGCCATCGCGTCCAACAAAACCATCCCGCGGTGCTCGACGACGAGAACAACGGCAAGCAAGTGGGAGTCCTGGTCGCGGCCAGCGAAGCTCTCACTGCGGTCGAAGCGGAGAAGATCCTCGGGCGCCCTCTGCTAGCCGACGACTTCGATCCGTGGACGTGGTGGCTCATCGAGCGCGGAAGGAACGTCTCCGCCGTGAGGCTCCTGCTCGCGCGGCAGTGGGTCAACGACTTCACGCGTGCGACTGCCCGGTGGTGGAGCGAGGGGTTTGACATCCTGCTTACATCGACGCTGGCAACGCCGCCTCCGCCGATCGCGGTGTTCAAGCTCGAACCGGGAGATCACGCGACCGAGAGCGGCCGCCGCCAGGCCATCATGAGTCCCTTCACGATTCCCTGGAACGTGGCGGGCAATCCCGCGATTTCGCTGCCGCTGCATATGACGGCTGACGCAATGCCGCTCGGCATCCAGTTGGTCGCAGCCTACGGACGCGAAGATCTGTTGCTGAGGCTGGCGACCCAGATCGAGCAGGCGGCGCCATGGTCCGATCGCCTTCCTTCCATCTTCGGATAA
- a CDS encoding VOC family protein — translation MESTVRRAKVRSQTLIAVRDVRASSRWYQQLLGLDALSEHRHRDRYDRLFCGGELILQIHAWDEEDHPNLINADAAPHGHGVLLWFELDDFDAAVGRARELDAEFVLEPHINPAPNHWEMWLRDADGYVVVVASPDGTAKS, via the coding sequence ATGGAATCAACCGTGCGACGAGCGAAAGTTCGTTCTCAGACTCTGATTGCGGTTCGCGATGTCCGGGCAAGCAGCCGATGGTATCAACAATTGCTGGGCCTCGACGCGCTTTCGGAACACCGCCATCGCGACAGATACGATCGGTTGTTTTGCGGCGGCGAGTTGATCCTTCAGATTCATGCCTGGGACGAGGAGGATCATCCAAATCTCATCAATGCCGACGCGGCTCCGCACGGACACGGCGTCCTGCTGTGGTTCGAGCTGGATGACTTTGATGCGGCCGTCGGGCGGGCACGCGAGTTGGACGCGGAGTTCGTCCTCGAGCCGCATATCAATCCGGCGCCGAATCATTGGGAAATGTGGCTGCGCGACGCTGACGGCTACGTGGTCGTGGTAGCGAGTCCGGACGGCACGGCGAAATCGTAG
- a CDS encoding DegT/DnrJ/EryC1/StrS family aminotransferase: MRQVAFHRPAMGPEEEREVLEALRSGWITTGPKTKRFEQEFAEYIGAKHALALSHCTGALHLSLWAIGIQPGDEIITTPFTFTATAEVMGYLGARPVFVDVDPGTFNINPARIEEALESGKHKHVRALLPVHFAGQACDMDRILAISRQYNLKVIEDAAHAVGSARYMEGRGMAKVGTIGDLTCFSFYATKNFTTAEGGMITTADDALAEKIAVASLHGMNKDAWKRYDKSGSWYYEIHDMGFKYNLSDVHSAIGLAQLKRAEDFKRRRTEIAQRYSEALREVDSIQVPYVEPGVEHAWHLYILRLRPELLRIGRNEFVETLRERGVGCSVHCIPLHTMHYYQRMYGYRMGDYPIAEDIFSRCLSLPIYYSMSDEDIDYVIETVLAIARENRR, encoded by the coding sequence ATGCGACAGGTTGCCTTTCACCGCCCCGCGATGGGCCCCGAAGAAGAGCGCGAAGTGCTCGAAGCGCTGCGCTCCGGATGGATCACGACCGGGCCCAAGACCAAGCGTTTTGAGCAGGAGTTCGCCGAGTACATCGGCGCCAAGCATGCGCTCGCGCTCTCGCACTGCACGGGCGCGCTGCATCTCTCGCTATGGGCAATTGGCATCCAGCCCGGCGACGAGATCATCACGACGCCATTTACCTTCACCGCGACCGCCGAGGTGATGGGCTATCTCGGCGCGCGGCCGGTGTTCGTCGACGTCGATCCCGGCACCTTCAATATCAATCCCGCGCGGATCGAAGAGGCGCTCGAAAGCGGCAAGCACAAGCACGTGCGCGCGCTGCTGCCGGTTCATTTCGCGGGCCAGGCTTGCGACATGGATCGCATTCTCGCAATTTCGCGGCAGTACAATCTCAAGGTCATCGAAGACGCTGCCCACGCCGTCGGCTCGGCGCGCTACATGGAAGGCCGCGGGATGGCCAAGGTCGGCACGATCGGCGACCTCACCTGCTTCAGCTTCTACGCGACCAAGAACTTCACGACGGCAGAGGGCGGCATGATCACGACCGCCGACGATGCGCTCGCGGAGAAAATTGCCGTCGCGAGCCTCCACGGCATGAACAAGGACGCCTGGAAGCGCTACGACAAGAGCGGCTCGTGGTACTACGAAATCCACGACATGGGTTTCAAGTACAACTTGTCCGACGTGCACTCCGCGATCGGACTCGCGCAACTGAAGCGCGCCGAGGATTTCAAGCGCCGCCGCACCGAGATCGCCCAACGCTACAGCGAGGCTCTTCGCGAAGTCGATTCGATCCAGGTTCCATACGTCGAGCCCGGCGTCGAGCACGCATGGCATCTGTACATCCTGCGGCTGCGTCCGGAGCTTCTGCGTATCGGCCGCAACGAATTCGTCGAAACGCTGCGCGAGCGCGGTGTCGGATGCTCGGTGCACTGCATCCCACTGCACACGATGCATTATTATCAGCGGATGTATGGCTATCGGATGGGTGACTATCCAATCGCCGAAGACATATTCAGCCGCTGCCTGTCGCTGCCGATTTACTATTCGATGAGCGACGAGGATATCGACTACGTAATCGAAACCGTTCTCGCGATCGCGCGCGAAAACCGCCGCTAA
- a CDS encoding SDR family oxidoreductase, protein MTTALITGASSGLGEEFAYQLAREHHDLALVARRKDRLESVALKARELGAKKVAIFAADLSAPGALAQLHTDVTAAGLEIGYLVNNAGFGTHGTFCELPMEREIEEIELNVTALVALCRLFAPAMASRKSGTIINVASTAAFQPVPWMATYGATKAFVLSFSEALSSELRESGVTVLALCPGPTRTEFQAVANTAEAAFPDFAYMDAATVVAQGIASAKQGRAVRINGLMNFLMAQSTRLAPRAIVRRIAAAMFREEPT, encoded by the coding sequence ATGACGACCGCACTCATCACCGGCGCATCGAGCGGCCTCGGCGAGGAGTTCGCCTACCAGCTCGCGCGCGAGCACCACGACCTGGCACTTGTCGCGCGGCGCAAGGATCGGCTCGAGTCAGTCGCGTTGAAGGCTCGTGAGCTCGGCGCAAAGAAGGTCGCAATCTTCGCCGCCGACTTGTCAGCCCCAGGAGCCCTCGCTCAGCTCCACACCGATGTCACCGCTGCGGGCCTCGAAATCGGCTACCTCGTGAACAACGCCGGCTTCGGCACTCATGGCACATTCTGCGAGCTGCCGATGGAGCGCGAGATCGAGGAAATCGAGCTGAATGTCACCGCGCTCGTCGCGCTGTGCCGCCTATTCGCACCCGCGATGGCGTCGCGCAAAAGCGGCACGATCATCAACGTCGCATCGACCGCCGCCTTCCAACCAGTCCCGTGGATGGCGACCTACGGCGCGACGAAAGCGTTCGTCCTGAGTTTTTCAGAGGCGTTATCAAGCGAGTTGCGCGAGTCCGGCGTGACAGTCCTCGCGCTATGCCCGGGTCCAACACGCACCGAGTTCCAAGCCGTGGCCAATACAGCAGAAGCGGCCTTTCCCGACTTCGCATACATGGATGCCGCAACAGTAGTCGCGCAGGGAATCGCATCAGCGAAGCAAGGCCGTGCGGTCCGCATCAACGGCCTAATGAACTTCCTGATGGCGCAATCAACCCGCCTCGCCCCACGCGCGATAGTCCGGCGAATCGCAGCCGCGATGTTCCGCGAAGAGCCAACCTAG
- a CDS encoding DegT/DnrJ/EryC1/StrS family aminotransferase produces the protein MASQLAILGGKPLRERPFPRWPTFDEREREQLTEVLEAGSWGGFPSPNRKAAEFAAQFAAFQGARFAIPTTSGTTALEAALKALGIGPGDEVIIPAITFAATAYAPVACIARPVFADVRADTVCIDPESVKRLITRRTKAIIPVHYGATLADLDALAQISRAHGIPIVEDCAHVPGAAWRERGVGAHGALGCFSFQTTKPMTAGEGGMITTNDAALEQRCQSLINCGRRRPGDTFEEPLLGANYRMTEWQCGVLIAQLARLPEQIETKSRNAARLREGLDAIRGLKAIPRDPRTTREVIYAFIFMVDETALGVSRNRFVRALRAEGIPAGVGNEPVYRSALFPREVKPYRVACELAGADPDAPAECPVAEQLFEQAMVAIPHECLLGDERDVDDLVAAAAKVAAHARELKTARLERAA, from the coding sequence GTGGCTTCTCAACTTGCAATCCTCGGTGGCAAGCCGCTGCGTGAACGGCCATTCCCACGCTGGCCGACTTTCGACGAGCGCGAACGCGAACAGCTTACGGAAGTCCTCGAAGCGGGAAGCTGGGGCGGGTTTCCGTCGCCGAATCGCAAGGCCGCCGAGTTCGCAGCGCAGTTCGCCGCGTTTCAGGGCGCGCGCTTCGCGATTCCGACGACATCGGGCACGACGGCTCTGGAAGCCGCGCTGAAAGCCCTCGGCATCGGCCCCGGCGACGAAGTAATCATTCCCGCGATCACGTTCGCTGCGACCGCCTATGCTCCAGTTGCTTGTATCGCGCGCCCGGTCTTTGCCGATGTGCGCGCTGATACTGTGTGTATCGACCCCGAGTCCGTGAAACGACTCATCACGCGCCGCACCAAGGCGATCATCCCGGTACATTACGGCGCGACGCTCGCCGATCTCGATGCGCTTGCGCAAATCTCGCGCGCACACGGAATTCCAATCGTCGAAGATTGCGCGCACGTCCCCGGAGCGGCGTGGCGCGAGCGCGGAGTCGGCGCGCATGGCGCGCTCGGATGTTTCAGTTTTCAAACCACGAAACCGATGACCGCCGGCGAAGGCGGGATGATCACGACCAACGACGCCGCCCTCGAGCAGCGATGCCAGTCGCTAATCAACTGCGGCCGGCGGCGCCCGGGCGACACATTCGAGGAGCCGCTCCTCGGCGCCAACTATCGCATGACGGAATGGCAATGCGGCGTGCTTATCGCCCAGCTCGCGCGCCTGCCTGAGCAGATCGAAACGAAAAGCCGCAACGCAGCGCGCCTGCGTGAGGGCCTCGACGCGATTCGCGGACTCAAAGCGATCCCGCGCGATCCGCGCACCACGCGCGAAGTGATCTACGCCTTCATCTTCATGGTCGATGAAACCGCGCTGGGCGTGTCGCGAAATCGTTTCGTGCGCGCGCTGCGCGCCGAGGGCATCCCGGCCGGGGTCGGCAACGAACCGGTCTATCGCTCGGCTCTCTTCCCTCGCGAAGTGAAACCGTACCGCGTTGCGTGTGAGCTGGCGGGCGCGGATCCCGATGCGCCCGCCGAATGTCCCGTTGCAGAGCAGCTCTTCGAGCAGGCGATGGTCGCGATTCCGCACGAATGCCTGCTCGGCGATGAGCGCGACGTTGACGATCTAGTCGCGGCCGCCGCCAAGGTCGCGGCGCATGCGCGCGAACTCAAAACCGCGCGGCTCGAGCGCGCTGCGTGA
- a CDS encoding putative quinol monooxygenase, which yields MSVAIVAKIKAKAGSEAQVEAAFKEMIKQVRANEPNTLQYILHKSVQDPTTFIFYELYTDQAAVDSHGKTAHMRELGGKIGPHLDGRPEVHVLQEVDKK from the coding sequence ATGTCAGTAGCTATCGTCGCGAAAATCAAGGCCAAGGCCGGCAGCGAAGCCCAGGTCGAAGCCGCCTTCAAGGAAATGATCAAACAGGTCCGCGCCAACGAACCCAACACGCTGCAGTACATTCTGCACAAGTCGGTGCAGGATCCGACCACCTTCATTTTCTATGAGCTGTACACCGACCAGGCGGCGGTCGATTCGCACGGCAAGACCGCGCACATGAGAGAACTCGGCGGCAAGATCGGCCCTCATCTCGATGGCCGCCCCGAAGTTCACGTCCTGCAGGAAGTGGACAAGAAGTAG
- a CDS encoding glycosyltransferase family 39 protein — protein sequence MALKRAGWLACGGVALWYLFAWAMLRPLADAPVADSWLYGEAVRRYLQTGEVRFAGYTQAMPIAQVYYGAAWARLFGGGSASLEIADVVLAALGAMMFYALARRCGATPIPSLIATGCLLGNPCYNFLSFSFMTEIPFLMLVIAVNLAFAEGEGRFEALWMWLAAILSVVCFMIRPFAAMTVLGCVAAIVLYGSGVLREHPFDLMRMVRGLFPFAVASATCVGIWFWQMVLNPRPWDLERNLNHFGFLFQVPISTYLRAGVLGPLIYLGTVLSPIALLQFIGERRRQTIAWAIAIFGSTLFLSFIDHRLPVTPEYSCFGGWDNVMILRGLPNRFYWNGDWQYFWMALGSAGAAGLIVAARDLIPRLGRAPSAIMIAAIVYWLAIVPLWFFNDRYYVVMVPAGCLLLALTPWPKLRVAPMLAGALTLILMMLSLGGTYAYQRGLLAVTSVRDALEREGVRRSAIDAGYSLNGNDLYRYPKHGIDSMKLEAGIPMITSPGVDEYTLASAPIAGTQIVSRFSWPGPFGLGSRELYVLKKAHAYQAGAAPAKTQPRF from the coding sequence TTGGCATTGAAGCGCGCTGGATGGCTTGCGTGCGGGGGCGTGGCGCTCTGGTACCTGTTCGCGTGGGCGATGCTGCGGCCGCTCGCCGACGCGCCGGTCGCAGATAGCTGGCTCTACGGCGAGGCGGTGCGGCGCTACCTGCAGACGGGCGAAGTCCGTTTCGCCGGGTACACGCAGGCGATGCCGATCGCTCAGGTGTACTACGGCGCGGCCTGGGCCAGGCTCTTCGGCGGCGGCTCGGCGTCGCTCGAAATCGCCGATGTGGTACTGGCCGCGCTCGGCGCGATGATGTTCTATGCGCTCGCGCGGCGATGCGGCGCCACGCCGATCCCGTCACTGATCGCCACGGGCTGCCTGCTTGGAAATCCCTGTTACAACTTCCTCAGCTTCTCGTTCATGACCGAGATTCCGTTCCTGATGCTTGTCATCGCGGTGAACCTCGCGTTTGCCGAAGGAGAGGGCCGCTTCGAGGCGCTCTGGATGTGGCTCGCTGCGATTCTCTCGGTCGTGTGCTTCATGATTCGGCCGTTCGCCGCGATGACGGTGCTCGGATGCGTCGCGGCGATCGTGCTGTACGGCTCAGGCGTGCTCCGAGAGCATCCGTTTGATCTGATGCGGATGGTGCGCGGGTTGTTTCCGTTCGCAGTCGCGTCGGCGACGTGCGTCGGAATCTGGTTCTGGCAGATGGTGCTGAATCCTCGGCCGTGGGACCTCGAGCGCAACCTCAATCACTTCGGCTTTCTGTTCCAGGTGCCGATTTCAACATACCTGCGCGCTGGAGTGCTCGGGCCGCTGATTTATTTAGGCACCGTGCTAAGTCCGATCGCGCTGCTGCAGTTTATCGGCGAGCGCCGAAGGCAAACGATCGCATGGGCGATCGCGATCTTTGGATCAACGTTGTTTCTGAGTTTCATTGATCACCGGCTGCCGGTCACGCCCGAGTATAGCTGTTTCGGCGGATGGGACAACGTGATGATCCTGCGCGGTCTGCCGAACCGCTTCTACTGGAACGGCGACTGGCAGTATTTCTGGATGGCGCTCGGAAGCGCGGGCGCAGCTGGACTGATCGTTGCGGCGCGCGATCTCATTCCACGACTCGGACGCGCACCGTCGGCGATTATGATCGCCGCGATCGTCTACTGGCTCGCGATCGTTCCGCTATGGTTCTTCAACGATCGCTACTATGTCGTGATGGTTCCTGCCGGATGCCTGCTGCTCGCGCTTACGCCATGGCCGAAGCTGCGGGTCGCGCCGATGCTCGCGGGAGCGCTCACGCTGATCCTCATGATGTTGTCGCTCGGCGGAACGTATGCGTACCAGCGCGGCCTGCTGGCGGTGACTTCGGTGCGCGATGCGCTCGAGCGCGAAGGCGTACGCCGCTCGGCGATCGATGCCGGCTACTCGCTCAACGGCAACGATCTCTATCGCTACCCGAAACACGGCATCGATTCGATGAAGCTCGAAGCCGGAATCCCGATGATCACGTCGCCCGGTGTCGACGAATACACGCTCGCCAGCGCGCCGATCGCCGGCACACAAATCGTCAGCCGTTTCAGTTGGCCGGGGCCATTCGGCCTAGGCTCGCGCGAACTGTATGTGCTGAAAAAAGCGCACGCGTATCAGGCCGGCGCGGCGCCCGCCAAGACTCAGCCGCGATTCTAG
- a CDS encoding acyl-CoA dehydrogenase family protein: MLGFEITDEQRELKALAHKFAEQEIIPHAREYDDKEIFPRDVAQKAFDAGLINFGVPAELGGPGLDILTTCLVGEELNYGCAGITNSIAANDLATLPIVIAANDEQKKRYLGALTEKLSFCAFAITEPGAGSDVASMSTTYRREGDEFVLNGTKHFISNGSVADWIVTFATSDKRLKHKGISCFVFPSDTPGITRRRMHGKLGQRAADTAEIFYEDVRIPASAMVGREGEGFKYAMATFDKSRPEIGAIAVGVSQRALDECLKYSKQRNAFGQPIANFQAIQFMMADMAIEIEAMRLLTYKAAWLVDRGESPNVVSSFAKAFSADACMRITTDAVQLFGGYGYMKEYPVEKLMRDAKLLQIYEGTSQIQRVVIARNLLRE, encoded by the coding sequence ATGCTGGGTTTCGAGATCACCGACGAGCAACGCGAGCTGAAGGCGCTGGCGCACAAATTCGCCGAGCAGGAGATCATCCCGCACGCGCGCGAGTACGACGACAAGGAAATCTTTCCGCGCGACGTCGCGCAGAAGGCCTTCGATGCGGGGCTCATCAACTTCGGTGTGCCTGCCGAGCTGGGAGGACCGGGGCTCGATATCCTGACGACGTGCCTGGTCGGCGAAGAGCTCAACTACGGATGCGCCGGGATCACGAACTCGATCGCGGCGAACGACCTCGCGACCTTGCCGATCGTGATCGCGGCCAACGACGAGCAGAAAAAGCGCTACCTCGGCGCGTTGACCGAGAAGCTCTCCTTTTGCGCGTTCGCGATCACCGAACCCGGCGCGGGTTCGGACGTTGCCTCGATGAGCACGACGTATCGGCGCGAGGGCGACGAGTTCGTGCTCAACGGCACCAAGCATTTCATCTCCAACGGCTCCGTCGCCGACTGGATCGTCACCTTCGCGACGTCCGACAAACGCCTCAAGCACAAGGGCATCAGCTGCTTCGTTTTTCCCTCCGATACTCCGGGAATCACGCGGCGCCGAATGCACGGCAAGCTCGGGCAGCGCGCGGCCGACACGGCGGAAATCTTCTACGAGGACGTGCGCATCCCGGCCAGCGCGATGGTCGGGCGCGAGGGCGAGGGCTTCAAGTACGCGATGGCGACCTTCGACAAGAGCCGCCCCGAGATCGGCGCGATCGCGGTTGGCGTGTCGCAGCGCGCGCTCGACGAATGCCTCAAGTATTCTAAGCAGCGCAATGCGTTCGGACAGCCGATCGCGAACTTCCAGGCGATCCAGTTCATGATGGCTGACATGGCGATCGAGATCGAAGCGATGCGCCTGCTCACGTACAAGGCCGCATGGCTGGTCGATCGCGGCGAGAGCCCCAACGTCGTGTCGAGCTTCGCGAAAGCTTTCAGCGCCGACGCGTGCATGAGAATCACGACCGACGCGGTGCAACTCTTCGGCGGCTATGGCTACATGAAGGAGTATCCGGTCGAGAAGCTGATGCGCGATGCCAAGCTGTTGCAGATTTACGAAGGCACGTCGCAGATTCAGCGCGTCGTGATCGCGCGCAATCTGCTCAGGGAGTAG
- a CDS encoding UDP-glucuronic acid decarboxylase family protein — MRALVTGGAGFLGSHLCERLLKDGHEVICLDNFFSGKRQNVAHLIGNRNFELVRHDVVEPILLEVDRIFNLACPASPVHYQYNPVKTIKTSVMGAINMLGLAKRVRARILLTSTSEVYGDPEQHPQTESYWGHVNPIGVRSCYDEGKRVAECLMMDYHRQNNVDIRIVRIFNTYGPRMAINDGRVVSNFCVAALRGEPLEIYGDGKQTRSFAYVDDIIDALVHMMNQEQHIGPVNIGNPDEFTIDELAQLAISLTGSSSKVVLKPARPDDPVRRRPNIDLAKKVLGWQPSTPLRAGLEKTITNFREELGLIRA; from the coding sequence GTGCGTGCATTGGTAACCGGTGGAGCGGGATTCCTCGGCTCGCATCTATGCGAGCGGCTGTTGAAAGACGGTCACGAGGTTATCTGCCTCGACAACTTTTTCAGCGGCAAGCGCCAGAACGTGGCGCATCTGATCGGCAACAGGAACTTCGAGCTGGTGCGCCACGATGTAGTCGAACCGATTCTGCTCGAGGTCGATCGCATCTTTAACCTCGCCTGCCCCGCGTCGCCCGTTCATTACCAGTACAACCCGGTGAAGACGATCAAGACGAGTGTGATGGGCGCGATCAACATGCTGGGGCTCGCCAAGCGCGTGCGCGCGCGAATCCTGCTGACCTCGACCAGCGAAGTTTATGGCGACCCGGAGCAGCATCCGCAGACCGAATCGTATTGGGGGCACGTGAATCCGATCGGCGTGCGCTCCTGCTACGACGAGGGCAAGCGCGTCGCCGAATGCCTGATGATGGACTATCACCGGCAGAACAACGTCGACATCCGCATCGTGCGCATCTTCAATACTTACGGGCCCCGGATGGCGATCAACGACGGGCGGGTGGTTTCCAACTTCTGCGTCGCTGCGCTGCGCGGCGAGCCGCTCGAGATTTACGGCGACGGCAAGCAGACGCGCTCGTTCGCGTACGTCGACGACATCATCGACGCGCTCGTGCACATGATGAACCAGGAGCAGCACATCGGACCGGTGAACATCGGCAATCCCGACGAATTCACGATCGACGAGCTCGCGCAGCTCGCGATTAGTCTGACCGGCAGCTCATCGAAGGTGGTGCTCAAGCCGGCGCGTCCCGATGATCCTGTCCGGCGGCGTCCGAATATCGATCTCGCGAAAAAGGTCCTGGGATGGCAGCCGAGCACGCCGCTGCGGGCGGGCCTCGAAAAGACGATCACGAACTTCCGCGAAGAGCTCGGCCTCATCCGCGCCTGA
- a CDS encoding L,D-transpeptidase family protein — protein MTSRKRISLIVVAVSAALMLAAMVLAPRLASAWSEDEFARRPLYAYPLPHGRDNIIGNLVTYQIQKGDTLLDIGRWFGVTAKEISDANGKIDWWGPPVGKQIILPTEHILPAGNHVGIVLNIPEMRIYYYYPSPTGPISKSKIKPVAMTTKHEPHLGVMPTVVYTFPVGLGRYDWKTPVGDWRVRGKTKNPTWVVPQDIYEEHLERDGEADHVVPGGEDDNPLGKYRIELTLPEYALHGTDVPWGVGMTVSHGCVRLYPEDIERLFNKVKIGTPGEFTYQPIKYGYRGDAIYVEVHDDLYGRYAGLWAYAVKTAKEQGISDQIDMQKLEKAVEEKTGIPTYIMPGPPPDAGDAS, from the coding sequence ATGACTTCACGAAAACGAATCTCTCTCATCGTGGTCGCTGTGTCCGCAGCTTTGATGCTGGCGGCCATGGTCCTGGCGCCGCGACTGGCCTCGGCCTGGAGCGAAGATGAATTCGCCCGCCGACCGCTCTACGCCTACCCGCTGCCGCATGGCCGCGACAATATCATCGGCAATCTCGTCACCTACCAGATCCAGAAAGGCGATACGCTGCTCGATATCGGGCGATGGTTCGGCGTGACGGCAAAGGAAATCTCCGATGCCAACGGCAAGATCGATTGGTGGGGACCTCCCGTCGGCAAGCAGATAATTCTCCCCACCGAGCATATCCTGCCGGCCGGTAATCACGTCGGTATCGTGCTGAACATCCCCGAGATGCGCATCTACTATTACTATCCGTCGCCCACCGGTCCGATTTCGAAGAGCAAGATCAAACCGGTAGCGATGACGACGAAGCACGAGCCGCACCTCGGCGTGATGCCGACCGTCGTTTACACCTTCCCGGTCGGACTCGGCCGCTACGACTGGAAGACACCTGTCGGCGACTGGCGCGTGCGCGGCAAGACGAAAAATCCCACCTGGGTCGTGCCGCAGGATATTTACGAGGAACACCTCGAGCGCGATGGCGAAGCCGACCACGTCGTCCCGGGCGGCGAGGATGACAATCCTCTCGGCAAGTATCGCATCGAGCTGACGCTGCCCGAGTACGCGTTGCACGGCACCGACGTTCCATGGGGCGTCGGGATGACCGTGAGCCACGGATGCGTGCGGCTTTATCCAGAGGACATCGAGCGCCTGTTCAACAAGGTGAAGATCGGCACGCCGGGCGAGTTCACCTACCAGCCGATCAAGTACGGCTATCGCGGCGATGCGATCTACGTCGAAGTGCATGACGATTTGTACGGGCGCTATGCGGGTCTGTGGGCTTATGCCGTGAAGACGGCTAAGGAGCAGGGCATCTCCGATCAGATCGACATGCAGAAGCTCGAGAAAGCCGTCGAAGAGAAAACCGGCATCCCGACCTACATCATGCCCGGCCCGCCACCCGACGCTGGCGACGCGAGCTAG